One stretch of Mus pahari chromosome 5, PAHARI_EIJ_v1.1, whole genome shotgun sequence DNA includes these proteins:
- the Odr4 gene encoding protein odr-4 homolog isoform X2, which yields MRSLAADVGDLSGTWPLKVAACTLTRALALTESSRDLFATCAHSENKLLNWLSIMGRTYIVEETVGQYLSSINLQGKPFVSGLLIGQVSRMLPGGLVVLGIFIITTLELADDFQNALRRLIFSMEKSMSRKRLWNVTEDEVSERVTLHICSSTKKISCRTYDVHDPKSSARPADWKYQSRVSASWLSLDCTVHVNIHIPLSATSVSYTLEKNTKSGLTRWAKQIENGVYLINGQVKGNDCDLLEGQKKSRGNTQATAHSFDVRVLTQLLLNSDHRSTATVQICSGSVNLRGNVKCRAYIHSNRPKVKDAVQAVKRDILNTVADRCEILFEDLLLNEIPEKKNYELPQRVFVPLPGSTVMLCDYKFGDESAEEIRDHFSEMLDHEIQIEDLEIAEEVNTACMTSSVNSETSLTNTSDEQPEQPKKTIGVKIQQNIGVIAALAVAVLAAGISFHYFSD from the exons ATGAGATCATTGGCCGCGGATGTGGGGGACCTGAGTGGCACCTGGCCTTTGAAGGTAGCTGCTTGTACCCTAACCCGAGCTCTCGCGCTGACAGAAAGTTCGAGGGATTTATTTGCCACATGTGCACATTCTGAGAACAA GCTGTTGAATTGGCTGTCAATAATGGGAAGAACCTACATTGTAGAAGAGACTGTTGGCCAGTATCTTTCAAGCATCAATCTCCAGGGAAAACCTTTTGTCTCTGGTCTTTTGATAGGACAG GTGTCCAGAATGCTCCCTGGAGGACTTGTAGTTCTTGGGATATTTATTATCACAACTTTAGAACTAGCAGATGATTTTCAAAATGCCCTGCGCAGA cTAATATTTTCTATGGAAAAATCTATGAGTAGAAAAAGACTATGGAATGTCACAGAGGACGAGGTCTCAGAACGAGTGACACTTCACATTTGTTCTTCTAcaaaaaa AATATCTTGTCGAACTTATGATGTCCATGATCcaaag AGTTCAGCAAGACCCGCAGATTGGAAATATCAGAGTAGAGTGTCTGCCTCATGGCTGTCTCTAGACTGTACTGTTCACGTTAACATTCACATCCCACTGTCGGCTACTTCTGTCAGTTACACTCTGGAAAAAAACACAAAG aGTGGACTTACACGCTGGGCCAAGCAAATAGAAAATGGTGTTTATCTGATTAATGGACAAGTTAAAGGCAACGATTGTGACCTATTAGAAGGGCAG aaaaaaagcaGAGGAAATACGCAAGCAACTGCTCATTCTTTTGATGTCCGAGTGCTAACACAGTTG CTCCTGAATTCGGACCACAGATCCACAGCCACAGTCCAAATCTGCAGTGGTTCTGTAAACCTTCGGGGAAATGTGAAATGCAGAGCTTATATCCATAGCAACAGACCTAAGGTTAAAGATGCTGTGCAG GCAGTGAAGAGAGATATTTTGAACACAGTTGCTGATCGCTGTGAAATACTATTTGAGGACCTGCTTTTGAAtgaaattccagaaaaaaaaa ATTATGAACTTCCTCAGAGAGTTTTTGTTCCCCTTCCTGGATCTACTGTAATGTTATGTGATTATAAGTTTGGCGATGAATCAGCTGAAGAAATCAGAGATCATTTTTCAGAGATGTTAGATCATGAGATTCAAATAGAAGACTTGGAAATTGCAGAGGAAGTAAATACAG CTTGTATGACTTCCTCTGTGAATAGTGAGACTTCACTGACCAACACAAGTGATGAACAACCagaacaaccaaaaaaaaccatAGGAGTGAAAATTCAGCAAAACATAG GTGTGATCGCAGCACTAGCTGTTGCAGTTCTTGCTGCGGGCATCTCCTTCCATTACTTCAGTGATTAG
- the Odr4 gene encoding protein odr-4 homolog isoform X4, giving the protein MLPGGLVVLGIFIITTLELADDFQNALRRLIFSMEKSMSRKRLWNVTEDEVSERVTLHICSSTKKISCRTYDVHDPKSSARPADWKYQSRVSASWLSLDCTVHVNIHIPLSATSVSYTLEKNTKSGLTRWAKQIENGVYLINGQVKGNDCDLLEGQKKSRGNTQATAHSFDVRVLTQLLLNSDHRSTATVQICSGSVNLRGNVKCRAYIHSNRPKVKDAVQAVKRDILNTVADRCEILFEDLLLNEIPEKKNYELPQRVFVPLPGSTVMLCDYKFGDESAEEIRDHFSEMLDHEIQIEDLEIAEEVNTACMTSSVNSETSLTNTSDEQPEQPKKTIGVKIQQNIGVIAALAVAVLAAGISFHYFSD; this is encoded by the exons ATGCTCCCTGGAGGACTTGTAGTTCTTGGGATATTTATTATCACAACTTTAGAACTAGCAGATGATTTTCAAAATGCCCTGCGCAGA cTAATATTTTCTATGGAAAAATCTATGAGTAGAAAAAGACTATGGAATGTCACAGAGGACGAGGTCTCAGAACGAGTGACACTTCACATTTGTTCTTCTAcaaaaaa AATATCTTGTCGAACTTATGATGTCCATGATCcaaag AGTTCAGCAAGACCCGCAGATTGGAAATATCAGAGTAGAGTGTCTGCCTCATGGCTGTCTCTAGACTGTACTGTTCACGTTAACATTCACATCCCACTGTCGGCTACTTCTGTCAGTTACACTCTGGAAAAAAACACAAAG aGTGGACTTACACGCTGGGCCAAGCAAATAGAAAATGGTGTTTATCTGATTAATGGACAAGTTAAAGGCAACGATTGTGACCTATTAGAAGGGCAG aaaaaaagcaGAGGAAATACGCAAGCAACTGCTCATTCTTTTGATGTCCGAGTGCTAACACAGTTG CTCCTGAATTCGGACCACAGATCCACAGCCACAGTCCAAATCTGCAGTGGTTCTGTAAACCTTCGGGGAAATGTGAAATGCAGAGCTTATATCCATAGCAACAGACCTAAGGTTAAAGATGCTGTGCAG GCAGTGAAGAGAGATATTTTGAACACAGTTGCTGATCGCTGTGAAATACTATTTGAGGACCTGCTTTTGAAtgaaattccagaaaaaaaaa ATTATGAACTTCCTCAGAGAGTTTTTGTTCCCCTTCCTGGATCTACTGTAATGTTATGTGATTATAAGTTTGGCGATGAATCAGCTGAAGAAATCAGAGATCATTTTTCAGAGATGTTAGATCATGAGATTCAAATAGAAGACTTGGAAATTGCAGAGGAAGTAAATACAG CTTGTATGACTTCCTCTGTGAATAGTGAGACTTCACTGACCAACACAAGTGATGAACAACCagaacaaccaaaaaaaaccatAGGAGTGAAAATTCAGCAAAACATAG GTGTGATCGCAGCACTAGCTGTTGCAGTTCTTGCTGCGGGCATCTCCTTCCATTACTTCAGTGATTAG
- the Odr4 gene encoding protein odr-4 homolog isoform X1: protein MRSLAADVGDLSGTWPLKVAACTLTRALALTESSRDLFATCAHSENKLLNWLSIMGRTYIVEETVGQYLSSINLQGKPFVSGLLIGQCSSQKDYVILATRTPTKEEQNDNLKHPRAKLDNLDEEWVTEHASQVSRMLPGGLVVLGIFIITTLELADDFQNALRRLIFSMEKSMSRKRLWNVTEDEVSERVTLHICSSTKKISCRTYDVHDPKSSARPADWKYQSRVSASWLSLDCTVHVNIHIPLSATSVSYTLEKNTKSGLTRWAKQIENGVYLINGQVKGNDCDLLEGQKKSRGNTQATAHSFDVRVLTQLLLNSDHRSTATVQICSGSVNLRGNVKCRAYIHSNRPKVKDAVQAVKRDILNTVADRCEILFEDLLLNEIPEKKNYELPQRVFVPLPGSTVMLCDYKFGDESAEEIRDHFSEMLDHEIQIEDLEIAEEVNTACMTSSVNSETSLTNTSDEQPEQPKKTIGVKIQQNIGVIAALAVAVLAAGISFHYFSD, encoded by the exons ATGAGATCATTGGCCGCGGATGTGGGGGACCTGAGTGGCACCTGGCCTTTGAAGGTAGCTGCTTGTACCCTAACCCGAGCTCTCGCGCTGACAGAAAGTTCGAGGGATTTATTTGCCACATGTGCACATTCTGAGAACAA GCTGTTGAATTGGCTGTCAATAATGGGAAGAACCTACATTGTAGAAGAGACTGTTGGCCAGTATCTTTCAAGCATCAATCTCCAGGGAAAACCTTTTGTCTCTGGTCTTTTGATAGGACAG tgttctTCACAAAAGGATTATGTGATTCTTGCCACTAGAACTCCAACCAAAGAGGAACAAAATGACAACCTCAAACATCCTAGAGCTAAGTTGGATAATTTGGATGAAGAATGGGTCACAGAACATGCCAGCCAG GTGTCCAGAATGCTCCCTGGAGGACTTGTAGTTCTTGGGATATTTATTATCACAACTTTAGAACTAGCAGATGATTTTCAAAATGCCCTGCGCAGA cTAATATTTTCTATGGAAAAATCTATGAGTAGAAAAAGACTATGGAATGTCACAGAGGACGAGGTCTCAGAACGAGTGACACTTCACATTTGTTCTTCTAcaaaaaa AATATCTTGTCGAACTTATGATGTCCATGATCcaaag AGTTCAGCAAGACCCGCAGATTGGAAATATCAGAGTAGAGTGTCTGCCTCATGGCTGTCTCTAGACTGTACTGTTCACGTTAACATTCACATCCCACTGTCGGCTACTTCTGTCAGTTACACTCTGGAAAAAAACACAAAG aGTGGACTTACACGCTGGGCCAAGCAAATAGAAAATGGTGTTTATCTGATTAATGGACAAGTTAAAGGCAACGATTGTGACCTATTAGAAGGGCAG aaaaaaagcaGAGGAAATACGCAAGCAACTGCTCATTCTTTTGATGTCCGAGTGCTAACACAGTTG CTCCTGAATTCGGACCACAGATCCACAGCCACAGTCCAAATCTGCAGTGGTTCTGTAAACCTTCGGGGAAATGTGAAATGCAGAGCTTATATCCATAGCAACAGACCTAAGGTTAAAGATGCTGTGCAG GCAGTGAAGAGAGATATTTTGAACACAGTTGCTGATCGCTGTGAAATACTATTTGAGGACCTGCTTTTGAAtgaaattccagaaaaaaaaa ATTATGAACTTCCTCAGAGAGTTTTTGTTCCCCTTCCTGGATCTACTGTAATGTTATGTGATTATAAGTTTGGCGATGAATCAGCTGAAGAAATCAGAGATCATTTTTCAGAGATGTTAGATCATGAGATTCAAATAGAAGACTTGGAAATTGCAGAGGAAGTAAATACAG CTTGTATGACTTCCTCTGTGAATAGTGAGACTTCACTGACCAACACAAGTGATGAACAACCagaacaaccaaaaaaaaccatAGGAGTGAAAATTCAGCAAAACATAG GTGTGATCGCAGCACTAGCTGTTGCAGTTCTTGCTGCGGGCATCTCCTTCCATTACTTCAGTGATTAG
- the Odr4 gene encoding protein odr-4 homolog isoform X3, with product MGRTYIVEETVGQYLSSINLQGKPFVSGLLIGQCSSQKDYVILATRTPTKEEQNDNLKHPRAKLDNLDEEWVTEHASQVSRMLPGGLVVLGIFIITTLELADDFQNALRRLIFSMEKSMSRKRLWNVTEDEVSERVTLHICSSTKKISCRTYDVHDPKSSARPADWKYQSRVSASWLSLDCTVHVNIHIPLSATSVSYTLEKNTKSGLTRWAKQIENGVYLINGQVKGNDCDLLEGQKKSRGNTQATAHSFDVRVLTQLLLNSDHRSTATVQICSGSVNLRGNVKCRAYIHSNRPKVKDAVQAVKRDILNTVADRCEILFEDLLLNEIPEKKNYELPQRVFVPLPGSTVMLCDYKFGDESAEEIRDHFSEMLDHEIQIEDLEIAEEVNTACMTSSVNSETSLTNTSDEQPEQPKKTIGVKIQQNIGVIAALAVAVLAAGISFHYFSD from the exons ATGGGAAGAACCTACATTGTAGAAGAGACTGTTGGCCAGTATCTTTCAAGCATCAATCTCCAGGGAAAACCTTTTGTCTCTGGTCTTTTGATAGGACAG tgttctTCACAAAAGGATTATGTGATTCTTGCCACTAGAACTCCAACCAAAGAGGAACAAAATGACAACCTCAAACATCCTAGAGCTAAGTTGGATAATTTGGATGAAGAATGGGTCACAGAACATGCCAGCCAG GTGTCCAGAATGCTCCCTGGAGGACTTGTAGTTCTTGGGATATTTATTATCACAACTTTAGAACTAGCAGATGATTTTCAAAATGCCCTGCGCAGA cTAATATTTTCTATGGAAAAATCTATGAGTAGAAAAAGACTATGGAATGTCACAGAGGACGAGGTCTCAGAACGAGTGACACTTCACATTTGTTCTTCTAcaaaaaa AATATCTTGTCGAACTTATGATGTCCATGATCcaaag AGTTCAGCAAGACCCGCAGATTGGAAATATCAGAGTAGAGTGTCTGCCTCATGGCTGTCTCTAGACTGTACTGTTCACGTTAACATTCACATCCCACTGTCGGCTACTTCTGTCAGTTACACTCTGGAAAAAAACACAAAG aGTGGACTTACACGCTGGGCCAAGCAAATAGAAAATGGTGTTTATCTGATTAATGGACAAGTTAAAGGCAACGATTGTGACCTATTAGAAGGGCAG aaaaaaagcaGAGGAAATACGCAAGCAACTGCTCATTCTTTTGATGTCCGAGTGCTAACACAGTTG CTCCTGAATTCGGACCACAGATCCACAGCCACAGTCCAAATCTGCAGTGGTTCTGTAAACCTTCGGGGAAATGTGAAATGCAGAGCTTATATCCATAGCAACAGACCTAAGGTTAAAGATGCTGTGCAG GCAGTGAAGAGAGATATTTTGAACACAGTTGCTGATCGCTGTGAAATACTATTTGAGGACCTGCTTTTGAAtgaaattccagaaaaaaaaa ATTATGAACTTCCTCAGAGAGTTTTTGTTCCCCTTCCTGGATCTACTGTAATGTTATGTGATTATAAGTTTGGCGATGAATCAGCTGAAGAAATCAGAGATCATTTTTCAGAGATGTTAGATCATGAGATTCAAATAGAAGACTTGGAAATTGCAGAGGAAGTAAATACAG CTTGTATGACTTCCTCTGTGAATAGTGAGACTTCACTGACCAACACAAGTGATGAACAACCagaacaaccaaaaaaaaccatAGGAGTGAAAATTCAGCAAAACATAG GTGTGATCGCAGCACTAGCTGTTGCAGTTCTTGCTGCGGGCATCTCCTTCCATTACTTCAGTGATTAG